The nucleotide window CACTGGACGCGGACGTGATTGCCCCCGTCGTGCCGTGTGACCACGGCGAACATCTCGTCGTCGTTGGGCATCCGGAGATTCCGGCGCCCGGTGTCTTCGCTCACATCCACTCCTCGGGCCCCGGCGGATTAAGGCGTGCGGTCGGTACCCGGCCCTTACTATAATTATCGTTGGCTATAATTTTGAGAGAACCCTTTAGTGGGTGCGATATGAACCGGCCAGTCGAGGGCCATAGATGAGTGACGGAATCCGTGTGTTGCACGTCGACGACGACCCCGAGATGACCGCTCTCGCGTCGGAATTCCTGGTCCGCGAGAGCGATCGGTTCGAGGTGCTGACGGAGACGGACGCCCGCGCGGGACTCGACCGGTTGGACGACGAGTGTATCGACTGTATCGTCAGCGACTACGACATGCCCGGCATCGACGGGCTGGAGTTCCTCGAAACCGTGCGGGAGGATTCCCCCGAGTTACCCTTTATCCTCTTCACGGGGAAGGGCTCGGAGGCCGTCGCGAGCGACGCCATCTCGGCCGGCGTGAGCGATTACCTCCAGAAAGGACCGGGGACGGACAAGTACACGCTGCTGGCGAATCGGATTCAGAACGTCGTCGACCAGTACCGCGCCGAACGGGCCCTCGACGAGACGCGCCGCCGATTCAGTAAACTGCTCGAACACTCGACGGACGTGATCTCGATTCTGGACGCCGACGGCACCTTCCGATACGTCTCGCCGTCCTCAGAGCGGATCCTCGGCTACACGCCCGACGACCTGGAAGGGACGCTGGCCTTCGAGTACGCGCATCCGGACGACAGACAGCGCGCCATCGAGAAGTTCGCTGGGGCGGTCGACGACCCCGGGGCGCGAACGACCGTCGAGTTCCGCCTCGAACGTTCAGACGGGCGGCTGATCCACCTCGAATCCCGTGGTCGAAACTTGCTCGACGACCCCGATGTCGACGGATTCGTCGTGAACAGCCGGGACGTCACCGACCAGCGCATCCAGTGTGGGGCCGAGCAGATCGAGGGGATCGTCGCCCACGACCTGCGGAACCCACTCCGCGTGGCCCAGGACACGCTGGAACTGCTCGACGCGGAGGCCATCGAGGACGAATCGATCGAGCGCATCGATCGCTCGCTCCGAGAGATGGACGGCTTGATCGAAGACCTTCTGGCGTACGCGCGCGGTGATTCGCTGGTCACCAGCCGTGAGGTCGTCGACGTCTCCGAGATCGCGGCCGCGGCCTGGGAGACGACCCCTACGGCCGAGGCCACGCTCGATCGAGACGCCGCAATGACTGTCGACGCGGACGAAGGGCGGCTCAAACAACTCCTCGCGAATCTCTTTCGGAACGCCGTCGAACACGGATCGACGGACGCGACCGTCAGGGTCGGTGACGACGACCGGTCGTTTTTCGTCGAAGACGACGGTCCAGGTATCGACGCTGCGGTCCGCGATCGGATCTTCGAGACAGGGTGGTCCGATCGACGCGACGGGAACGGGTTGGGACTCGCGATCGTCGACCGCATCGCTCGCGCCCACGGCTGGACCGCGTCGGTCACCGAGGGCTCGCTTGGCGGTGCGCGATTCGAAATTACCGGTGTCGAATCCGCAACCAACTCAAATCATGACTCCCACCCAGACCGATCGAACCGAACGGGCGACGGTGATGGCGCGGAAGATCTGTGAGGGCTTTCAGGCCCACGATCGACGGAATCGAGAGGCCGCGATCGACGCGTTCGCCGCCGTCGACCGGTATCAGTTCGACCATCTCGACGCCGCGACCGCCGAGCAGGCGGCGACGGCCTACGTCGACGCGCTCTGGGCGAAAGATTCGGTCGAGGACACGATCGCCGGCGAGACCGTCGATCCCGACGCTCTCGTCGACGCCGACTGGACGCCGGTCGAGCGGGCGTTTCAGCGCCGCGCGGAGGTCGCCGGCATCGATTCCGCGTACGCCGAACTCAGCACGATCGCCTGGCGCAATCACAAGATCGGTGGTGACTACTGGACGCCGATGATGCGGGCGCAGGCCCACGAAGTCCAGACCGCGCTTCAGGCCCCGTACCCCGACAAACCCCGCCACGGACAGTCTGGGTTCGGCCCGACGGCGACCAGATATCTGCTCGCCGTCGAACTCCACGACATGCGCTCCGATCACCACTGGCGATTGGCCCACGACGTGATGGTGGGCTACTACGACCGGATCCTCCGCTCACACGGCGTCTAGGCTCAGCCACCCGACTCCGTCTCGTTTCAGCCACACGACTCCGTCTCTATTCAGGCTCGCGAATACGTCGCGTCGGTGTCGATGCCGTAGACACGGGCGGGCGTCTCGACGTGGGCGCGTTCGATCGCCTCGGTCCAGTCGTTGTCGGCCATCCACCGCACACGTGAGGGGACGGTCTGTGGGCCGAGCACCGCACCGGGTCGATCGGGGTCGTCCAGAAAGTCAGTCTCCATCATGAACGGGGCCCCGGTCTCGACGGCGAGTTCGAGGTCGTCTTTGTGGCTGATCACGCTCGGCGTGGGCCCTTCCAGCCGGCCGCCCGCATAGTGTTTCACGACACGCTCGCGGGCCAATCCCCGGGCTTCGGCGCGTTCGGCCACGTCGGTGAACTCCTCGCCGCCCTCGGTGTGGAGTTGCACTGCACAGCCGACCTCGCTCGCGAGTTCGAAGGCGTGGTCCATGACGCGATTCGAGGCTTCCAGCACCGCCTCGTCGACCTCGTAGTGGGGGCGACCCGATTTGATCGCGAGTGCGGGGCCACTCGACACGTAGTCGGCGGCGATGTCGAGACCGGCACACATCAGATCGGCGGCCTCGTCGGGTTCGTACCCCTCCTCGTCGAGTTTCGAGATCAGCGCGGGGTGGACGCCGAGGACGGGCCAGGCCCGCCCGGGCAGGCGGTCGCTCGCGCGGTCGACCAGCGCGGTCGTCGTCGAGAACACCTCCTGGAAGATGTCCTCGTCGGTCGCGACTGCCTCCAGCATCCAGGAGGGCTTGTTGACGACCAGGAGGTGACTACCGCCCGCGTCGGCGAAGGCCTCGGCGGCCTCGACGCCGCGGTTGTTCGGATCGAGATGCAGGTGATCGTCGAGGATCGGCGCGAGATCGTCCATGTCGATGCTGGCAGCCCACCGATCAAAAAGGGACCGCTGGGTCGGTCACTCGGGTGTCGCGATCGGTTCGACGTCGAACGCCGTCTCCGCGGTCCGATCGATCCGCTCGGTGAGCGCACGGAGCGTCGCGACGCCGGTGTCGGGGAGTGCGTGGAGGTCGATTCGATCGGCCCGGACGCCGACCCGGAGCACGTCGCCCGTGACGGTGTCGTGGACGAAATAGACGGTTGCGGGCAGGTCGAACCAGTCGCCCGCGACGTACCGCTCGGTGCCGAGCGTGTCGGTGACGACGCCGTCGAGATCGTCGACCGGGTCGGCCGGCCGGAGCGCGAACACCGTCTCGCCGACGTATTCGACGCTGCCGCCGGCGAAGTGGCGCTCCGGACGGGCGACGCTGGCGAACGGATCCCCGGACGCGTCGCACATACGGGTGGGGGCGGCGCGCGCCGGTATAAAACCTCGCGAATCGCCACCGGGCGTGGCGATCGACTCCGGGGCCGTGGCGCTGGGGGCCCGTCGGCCGGATCGGCCACGAGAGCTATGCCCCTGCCCCCGATCCATGAGCGTGTGAATGCTGGATCTGTTCGTGCGTGCGCTCTATCACTTGCTGTCTTCGGGCTGTGTGGGCTGGCTGGTGTGGCGATCGACGGGTTCGACGCGCTCGCACTCGTCATCGACGGGCCCCGCTGGCTCCATCAACTCGATCTCCTGGTCGCGATTGCGGCGACCGTTGCTGTGGGCGGTGTGGACGCATATCGTCGTCGACATCGTTGAACACCGGTCGCCACCGAAACTCCACGAGGGTCTCGTCGGCTTCGCCGGGTGGCTCGTCGACATCGTCGCGCACCTCGCGTAACCTCGGTGGCGACGGGCTTTTTGAGCGTGCGACCGTCGCCACCGTGTGGACATCGACGCCGGCGACGACGGCGCACTCGACGACGTTCGTGACCCCGTCGAGTCGCCCATGCGGCGCCTCTTCGGGACCTACGGTCGGGAGAACCGCTGGCCCTTTATCGTCGGGGTGATCGCGAGTGTCGTCGCGCGCCTGCTGGATCTGCTCCCGCCGGTCTTGCTGGGCATCGCCATCGACGCGACCTTTCGGCAGGATCGACCGTTCGCGCTCGGACCGATCCCCCTCTATCGGATCGCCCCCGAGCCACCCCAGCAGGTCCTGCTCTCGGCGGGCATCATCGCGGGGGCCTTTCTGTTCGCGGCGGGGTTTCACTGGGCGCGCAACTGGGGCTGGAACATGTTCGCCCAGCGCATCCAGCACGCGGTGCGGACCGACACTTACGATCGGATGCAGGACCTCGAGATGGGGTTTTTCGTCGACCGACAGACCGGCGAACTGCTCTCGGTGCTCTCGAACGACGTCAACCGACTGGAACGGTTTCTGAACGACGGCCTCAACTCCGCGTTCCGCCTGGCAGTGATGGTCGTCGCCATCGCCGTCATCCTGTTCGTCTACAACTGGCAACTCGCCCTGTTGACGCTCGTCGTCGTCCCGCTGATCGCCGCGTTTACCTACCGATTCGTCCAGACGATCCAGCCCAAATACGCCGCCGTGCGCTCGACGGTCGGCCACCTCAACTCCCGCATCGAGAACAACCTCGCGGGGATCCGCGTCATCAAGAGCGCGACGACCGAACCCGAGGAGTCGGCCCGCGTCGAGGACTCCTCGGGCGAGTATCTCGACGCCAACTGGGAGGCCATCGAGACGCGCATCCGATTTTTCCCGGGTCTGCGCGTGCTCTCGGGGGTCGGCTTCGTCGTGACCTTCCTCGTCGGTGGCCTGTGGGTGTACTCCGGGGAGGGCCCCTGGATCCTGACGGGAACGCTCTCTGAGGGTGAGTTCGTCGTGTTCATCCTGCTCAGTCAGCGGTTCATCTGGCCGATGGCGCAGTTCGGACAGATCATCAATATGTACCAGCGCGCGTACGCGTCCGCCGAGCGGATATTCGGCCTGATGGACTATCCGACCAGAATCGACGAGCCCGACGACGCGCCCCCGCTCGACGTCACCGACGGACGCGTCAGCTACGATGGCGTCACGTTCGGCTACGATCGGAGCGATGCGACGCCGCTCACCGGCGGGTCGGGGACAGATGCCAGCGCCGAAGGAGACGCGGCCGACGGGGACGCCGCGGCCACGGCTGGCGACGACTCGGCCGTCGAACCAGTCCTGCGTGACGTCTCCGTTTCGGCGTCGGGCGGCGCGACCGTCGGCGTGGTCGGCCCGACCGGCGCGGGCAAGTCGACGCTCCTCTCGCTGTTGGTTCGACTGTACGACGTCGATCGGGGCGCAATCACCATCGATGGCCAGGACGTCCGCGATGTCTCGGTCCGGAGTCTCCGTCAGGCCGTCGGCTACGTCGGCCAGGACCCCTATCTGTTCGACGGTACGGTCCGGGAGAACATTTCGTACGGCACGCCCGAGGCGACCGACGAGGCGATCCGCGACGCCGCGCGGGCCGCCGAGGCGCACGCGTTCGTCTCGAATCTGGACGAGGGTTACGACACCCAGGTCGGGGAGCGCGGCGTCAAACTCTCGGGCGGCCAGCGCCAGCGCATCGTCCTCGCGCGAGCGATCCTCGCGGACCCGCCGATCCTCGTGCTCGACGAGGCGACCAGTGACGTCGACACCGAGACCGAGATGTTGATTCAGCGCTCGCTGAATCGGCTGACCGCCGATCGCACGACGTTCGTCATCGCCCATCGCCTCTCGACGGTCCGGGACGCCGATCAGATCGTCGTCCTCGAAGACGGTCAGATCGTCGAGCGCGGCACTCACGACGAGTTGGTGGCGACCGACGGCCTCTATGCGAGTCTCTGGGCCGTCCAGGCGGGTGAGATCGACGATCTGCCCGACGCGTTCGTCGAGCGTGCTCGCGACCGCCGGGCGACCGTCGAAGAGGGAGACGACTGACCGGACCGCCAGGGACGGAGACGACTGACCGGACCGCCAGGGACGGAGACGACTGACCGGACCGCCAGGGACGGAGACGACTGACCGGACCGCCAGGGACGGAGACGACTGACCGGACCGCCAGGGACGGAGACGACTGACCGGACCGCCAGGGACGGAGACGACTGACCGGACCGCCAGGGACGGAGACGACTGACCGGACCGCCAGGGACGGAGACGACTGACCGGCGCGACGCCGGCCGTGTCCCGTCGCCGCTCAGATGCCGTCGAGCGGCCCGAGTCGTGTCCCGTCGAGCAGGAACGCTTCGGGATCGACGAGCGCAGCGTCCAGCAGTGGCGAGAGAAAGGATCGATCGGGGACGTTCAACGGGTGCCCACCCGAGCGGTCGTTGAACGCCGGCAGGACGACGACTCGCGGCGGTGTCGCGATCTCGTAGCCCTGGTCGCGCAGCGGTTCTGTGTCGAGTCGGCCGCGCAGCCAGACCCGCTCCGTGCGTCCGCCACCGACGGTGTCGGTCAGGCGAACCCGCGGGTGTTCGTGCCCGAGGACGATCGTCTCGCCGGCGAGCAGGGATCCGTCGGGCCAGGTGTGGCCGTGACAGACGCTTAGCTCACCAAATTGCGCGCCGCTCGCGGGTGTGATGGTGAGACCATTCTCGCCCTCGTCGCTCTCGACGATCGCCGCCAGATCGCCGTCGTGGTTCCCGGGCACGACCGTCACGGGCACGCGCTCGGTCGCGGCTGCGAGCAACGCGACGATTTCCTCGCGCTCCGCGCCCGTCGGCCGACCGATCGTCGTGCCCAGATCGCCCGCGACGACGAGGCGGTCGGGGTCGTGGGCGTCGATCAGCCCCACCAACCGCTCTCGACGATCTGCACTGCCGTTTGGCAACTCGACGCCCTCGCGGCGGTGCTCGGCTTCGATCCCGGCGTGGACGTCAGCGACGACGAGGACGCGCTCGGGGCCGTCCCAGATCGCGGCAGGCGCGTCGGGGATCGGATCGAGCACGTCAGATCGGCTTGAGCGTGCCCTCGTTGGGCTCGTAACACTGCCCACTCATCAGCGCGTCCTCGATGGCGTCGTCGACCGCAGCCGCGTCGACGCCCGCTTCGTCGGCAACCTGCTCGATCAGCGCCGTGCGATCGACGCCGTCGCCGTCGTCGCGCTCGGCCATCGCCTCCAGGACGGCGGTGTCGAGGTCGACGTCGCTCTCCGTTTCGTCGGCCGGTTCGTCCGCGCCTGCGTCGTCGGCACTCGCGTCGTCGCTCGATTCCTCGGTGTCGGCACTCGACGGGGCGTCCTCAGTGGGGTCGACCGCGTTGTCGTCGCTGGCGTTGTCGACGGGATCGGCCGCCGGCGCGGCCTCGCTCGTCTCGGCCGCGCTCTCGTGGACTGCGTCGCTCTCGGTGCTCGCCGCGGGGTCGGCCACAGACGCGGTGTCGCCCATCTCGGCCGCGTCCTCGGCGGCCGCGAGCTCCTCGGGATCGGGCGTCTCGATGTCCGCTTCGCCGGGGTCGTCGACTTCGGTCCCGGTCGTGAACTCGGTACCGTACTCCGATTCGATCGACTCGCGGGTCTCGTCGTCGAGGTCGAACTCGGGGCCGTCCTCCGCGACGGCCTCGCTGGCGTCGCCGTCGCCCGGGGTCGCGTCGGCCGTCGCATCGCCAGCATCGCCCTCGCCTGTCGTGTCGCCAGCATCGCCCTCGATCACGTCGTCGGTGGCGTCAACGCTGTCCTCGCTTGCGGGCTCCGCTTGCGTGCTCGTGTCGTCCGCACCGGTCACCTCATCGCTGGCCTCCACCGTCCCGCCTCCCGTCGCCTGGACCGCGACGGCGTCCTCGTCGGTGGCCTCGCTCGCGGTCGTGGGGTCTGCCGTCTGGCTGGTCTCCTCGGAGTCAGCGTCCGCGGTCACCGCGCCCGCCGAATCGACGTCTTCGGGATCGGCGCTCCCGGCGCTTTCGTCCGCTGTGTCCGCCGCACTCGGAGCGTCGTCGGGCGCGTCCGCCGTACTCGGAGCGTCGTTGGCCGCGTCCGCCGGCAGGATGTCGTCGGGGCTCGCGTCGACCGCGTACCGCGGCGTGGTGAACCCACCGACGGCGAGCGGCGTGTCGATCGTCGGGATCGTGACGCGATCGCCGGGCGTGTCGGGCGCGAGACTGTGACCCTCGACGGCGTCGCGATCGCCTGCGACGACGCCCAGCGCGTCGATCGCGAGATCGGCGGTCGCCTGGAGATAGCCCGCGCCCAGATCGTAGTGGGCGATCGCCCGCGGCAGACCCGCCGCGAGCGCGCGGTCCACGCCGCGCTCGACGAGCCACTCGGTCAACGCCGAGCCCTCGTGGCCCGAGTCGAGCGCGTCGCTGGCGACCCGGCACCGGTCGAGCGTCGCGGCGGCGGTCTGGACGACCCATCGATCGCGCGTCGCGGCGTCGACGGCGGTGATCGTCTCCGGCCGGATCGACGAGTAGATCGCGTCGCTGTCCTCGGGTTCGAACGTGCGGGCCTTCCCCGTGAGCGCGACGAACGCCGGCGGGTCGGTGCGTTCGAGAACGCGCTGGGCTTCGGGCTGGTACTGACCGGCATAACAGACGAACGCGCCCGTCGGGTCCGCGATGCGCCCGCGGAGCACGCCGTCGCTGACCGATTCGACCGACGTGAGCACGCCCACGACGAACACGCGATTGGCGCGGGCCCCGGTCGGGAGCGCGACGTACGTGGGCGCGCGCTCTTCGTCGCTCTCGGAATACGACAGGGTCGCGTCGTCGAACTCCCGGGCGAACACGCGGACGCCGACCTCGCGGCGGCCCGGCCCGTCGTCGGCGCTCATGTGCCCACCTCCTGGAGGGCGGCCCGAGCGAGCGCCGCCGGATCGGCGTCGTTCTCGGTGAGTTCGTCGGCGGTGAGCGTCACGCCGTACTCGTCGACGCTCAGCGTTCCGCGAACGCGATACTCCCGGCCGACGATCCGTTGGGCGATATGCTCTGCGACGACCGACTGGTCCATCGCCTCGCGGGCGGCGTCTTTGGCGTCCTCGACGTCGCCGCCGTACACCCGCTCGGTGAGATCGCTGTCGAGCACGACCGTCGCGCTGTCGGTGCCGTCGTCGAAGACCGCCCGGACCCGGAGGTCGTCGACGCCCTCGACCGCGCCGTGTTCGCGACACTGGCCCGACTGGATCACGCGATTGCAGTCGGGGCAGCGTTCGATCAGGCCCGATCCGTCCCTGAGTTCGAGGACGTGCCCGATCACCGCGACGTCGAACTGGCCGCCCGAGGCGCGGGCCTCGCGCAGCGTTCGCTCGGGCGCGTCCTCGATCGGCGTGACGCCGGACGCGGTCTCGACGGTCGCGTACTCCGAGACGTTGACCGACGGTGCGCCCCGGAACTCCCGGACGAACACGTCCGTCACTCTCACCGTTTCGCCCTCGCCGATCGCGTCGTGTGGGTCCCAGTCGGTAAAGGGGAGGCGGGCGGTCTCGTCGGCGAGCACGCCACTCAGAATCTCGGTCTCGCCGTCGCGCCCGTCGATCGTGCGGCGCTC belongs to Halococcoides cellulosivorans and includes:
- a CDS encoding metallophosphoesterase; the protein is MLDPIPDAPAAIWDGPERVLVVADVHAGIEAEHRREGVELPNGSADRRERLVGLIDAHDPDRLVVAGDLGTTIGRPTGAEREEIVALLAAATERVPVTVVPGNHDGDLAAIVESDEGENGLTITPASGAQFGELSVCHGHTWPDGSLLAGETIVLGHEHPRVRLTDTVGGGRTERVWLRGRLDTEPLRDQGYEIATPPRVVVLPAFNDRSGGHPLNVPDRSFLSPLLDAALVDPEAFLLDGTRLGPLDGI
- a CDS encoding TatD family hydrolase, whose amino-acid sequence is MDDLAPILDDHLHLDPNNRGVEAAEAFADAGGSHLLVVNKPSWMLEAVATDEDIFQEVFSTTTALVDRASDRLPGRAWPVLGVHPALISKLDEEGYEPDEAADLMCAGLDIAADYVSSGPALAIKSGRPHYEVDEAVLEASNRVMDHAFELASEVGCAVQLHTEGGEEFTDVAERAEARGLARERVVKHYAGGRLEGPTPSVISHKDDLELAVETGAPFMMETDFLDDPDRPGAVLGPQTVPSRVRWMADNDWTEAIERAHVETPARVYGIDTDATYSRA
- a CDS encoding ABC transporter ATP-binding protein produces the protein MDIDAGDDGALDDVRDPVESPMRRLFGTYGRENRWPFIVGVIASVVARLLDLLPPVLLGIAIDATFRQDRPFALGPIPLYRIAPEPPQQVLLSAGIIAGAFLFAAGFHWARNWGWNMFAQRIQHAVRTDTYDRMQDLEMGFFVDRQTGELLSVLSNDVNRLERFLNDGLNSAFRLAVMVVAIAVILFVYNWQLALLTLVVVPLIAAFTYRFVQTIQPKYAAVRSTVGHLNSRIENNLAGIRVIKSATTEPEESARVEDSSGEYLDANWEAIETRIRFFPGLRVLSGVGFVVTFLVGGLWVYSGEGPWILTGTLSEGEFVVFILLSQRFIWPMAQFGQIINMYQRAYASAERIFGLMDYPTRIDEPDDAPPLDVTDGRVSYDGVTFGYDRSDATPLTGGSGTDASAEGDAADGDAAATAGDDSAVEPVLRDVSVSASGGATVGVVGPTGAGKSTLLSLLVRLYDVDRGAITIDGQDVRDVSVRSLRQAVGYVGQDPYLFDGTVRENISYGTPEATDEAIRDAARAAEAHAFVSNLDEGYDTQVGERGVKLSGGQRQRIVLARAILADPPILVLDEATSDVDTETEMLIQRSLNRLTADRTTFVIAHRLSTVRDADQIVVLEDGQIVERGTHDELVATDGLYASLWAVQAGEIDDLPDAFVERARDRRATVEEGDD
- a CDS encoding Single-stranded DNA binding protein, with product MDLEAEARDLADGLDADQAAIEQDLENLISYSVPLDEAKQSLRRKYGSGDRSGAPEPVSIDDVSPEDGSVTVSGVILRIGKRSIRYQGEDQVIREGQIADETGRIAFTAWDDIGLTAGDAVELGNAGVREWEGEPELNVGESTQVSAIDPIDVPYDVGGEADLVDLEPGDRGVIVEARVEECERRTIDGRDGETEILSGVLADETARLPFTDWDPHDAIGEGETVRVTDVFVREFRGAPSVNVSEYATVETASGVTPIEDAPERTLREARASGGQFDVAVIGHVLELRDGSGLIERCPDCNRVIQSGQCREHGAVEGVDDLRVRAVFDDGTDSATVVLDSDLTERVYGGDVEDAKDAAREAMDQSVVAEHIAQRIVGREYRVRGTLSVDEYGVTLTADELTENDADPAALARAALQEVGT
- a CDS encoding response regulator, giving the protein MSDGIRVLHVDDDPEMTALASEFLVRESDRFEVLTETDARAGLDRLDDECIDCIVSDYDMPGIDGLEFLETVREDSPELPFILFTGKGSEAVASDAISAGVSDYLQKGPGTDKYTLLANRIQNVVDQYRAERALDETRRRFSKLLEHSTDVISILDADGTFRYVSPSSERILGYTPDDLEGTLAFEYAHPDDRQRAIEKFAGAVDDPGARTTVEFRLERSDGRLIHLESRGRNLLDDPDVDGFVVNSRDVTDQRIQCGAEQIEGIVAHDLRNPLRVAQDTLELLDAEAIEDESIERIDRSLREMDGLIEDLLAYARGDSLVTSREVVDVSEIAAAAWETTPTAEATLDRDAAMTVDADEGRLKQLLANLFRNAVEHGSTDATVRVGDDDRSFFVEDDGPGIDAAVRDRIFETGWSDRRDGNGLGLAIVDRIARAHGWTASVTEGSLGGARFEITGVESATNSNHDSHPDRSNRTGDGDGAEDL